One genomic segment of Impatiens glandulifera chromosome 6, dImpGla2.1, whole genome shotgun sequence includes these proteins:
- the LOC124942320 gene encoding ethylene-responsive transcription factor WIN1-like — MVQSKKFRGVRQRQWGSWVSEIRHPLLKRRIWLGTFETAEAAAKAYDQAAILMNGQNAKTNFPVDNILEQSSTKPSSLKDHQFNNSSSTLSEILGAKLKKSCKDPSPSLTCLRLDSDSSHIGVWQKRAGSRSSSNWVMKVQMGKANSIIHQNHNQSSSCSSSSYSSLKEVVDNGGGITGNVMDEENMVAIQMIEELLNTN, encoded by the exons ATGGTACAATCAAAGAAGTTCAGAGGTGTCAGGCAAAGACAGTGGGGCTCTTGGGTTTCTGAAATTCGCCATCCCCTTct GAAAAGAAGGATTTGGCTAGGAACATTTGAAACAGCAGAAGCAGCAGCAAAAGCATATGATCAAGCTGCAATCTTGATGAATGGTCAAAATGCAAAAACAAATTTCCCAGTTGATAATATCCTCGAACAATCTAGTACAAAACCATCATCATTAAAAGATCATCAATTTAATAATTCTAGTTCAACATTGTCTGAAATTCTTGGAGCCAAGCTTAAGAAAAGTTGTAAAGATCCTTCTCCTTCACTCACATGTCTTAGGCTTGATAGTGACAGTTCTCATATTGGTGTTTGGCAAAAACGGGCCGGGTCAAGATCATCTTCAAATTGGGTTATGAAAGTTCAAATGGGCAAGGCTAATTCAATCATTCATCAGAATCATAATCaatcttcttcttgttcttcatcttcttattcttctttaaAGGAGGTTGTTGATAATGGTGGAGGAATTACAGGGAATGTTATGGATGAAGAGAATATGGTGGCAATACAGATGATTGAGGAGCTATTGAATACCAATTGA